The proteins below come from a single Kosakonia sp. SMBL-WEM22 genomic window:
- a CDS encoding SMI1/KNR4 family protein: MNDLKNAFEKLVSVCSKYALTGHFNAVNELNNLFPASLPRSEELDYFYKRYNPEGVVIETGLTPIELHSVNALEKSQAGYGSLPDNYLVIGDDYGGGKPLIAVVDQKNTPVYASYDVAQPFKIADSLSDFILSLANLIELVYGRYNIFEVFDDNDEIKKEFTEELQRALSPVIGDENFVAFFDYFYG, translated from the coding sequence ATGAATGACCTTAAGAATGCATTTGAAAAACTTGTTAGTGTCTGCAGCAAGTATGCCCTTACGGGGCATTTCAATGCTGTTAATGAGCTGAATAATCTTTTCCCGGCTTCCTTGCCGCGCTCTGAAGAGCTGGATTATTTTTATAAAAGATATAATCCAGAAGGTGTGGTGATTGAAACCGGATTGACTCCCATAGAGCTTCACTCCGTCAATGCGTTAGAAAAATCTCAGGCCGGTTATGGTTCCCTTCCGGACAATTATCTTGTTATTGGGGATGATTACGGTGGCGGAAAACCCCTTATAGCAGTGGTAGATCAGAAGAACACGCCTGTCTATGCAAGTTATGATGTTGCACAACCCTTCAAAATCGCGGACAGCCTCTCCGACTTTATTCTCTCACTGGCAAATTTAATTGAGTTAGTGTACGGCCGTTATAATATTTTCGAGGTGTTTGATGATAACGATGAAATAAAAAAAGAGTTTACAGAAGAACTGCAGCGCGCGCTCTCTCCTGTCATTGGAGATGAAAATTTTGTCGCTTTCTTCGATTATTTTTATGGCTAA
- the mgtS gene encoding protein MgtS: MGNMHVFMAVLGIILFSGFLAAYFSHKWDD, encoded by the coding sequence ATGGGAAATATGCATGTTTTTATGGCGGTTCTGGGCATTATTTTGTTTTCAGGTTTTTTAGCCGCTTATTTTAGCCATAAATGGGACGATTGA
- the ftrA gene encoding transcriptional regulator FtrA, protein MTTLRHPASRHRVVALAYDGLCTFEFGVAVEVFGLPRPEMGDSWYNFAVAAVDAGELRATGGIRIMAEGGLELLNEADTVVIPGWRGADQQVPAALCQALQKAWQRGCRVISICSGVFVLAAAGLLNGRKATTHWRYTDQLREHYPAIVVLDDALYYDEGNVMTSAGSAAGIDLCLHIVREDFGIEAANNVARRLVVQPHRDGTQTQHLSRPVARTRESRQLGLLFDYLHQHLAGNHTVAALAQRTGMSERTFLRRFQEATGTTPARWILQERLLRAQSLLTQTRMSIELIARHSGFANAASLRHHFQQQHALSPAAYRKKFTEAVN, encoded by the coding sequence ATGACAACTTTACGACACCCTGCTTCCCGCCATCGCGTAGTCGCCCTCGCCTATGACGGGCTCTGTACCTTTGAATTTGGCGTCGCCGTAGAAGTTTTCGGTCTGCCGCGCCCGGAGATGGGCGATAGCTGGTATAACTTTGCCGTTGCCGCCGTTGACGCAGGCGAATTGCGCGCCACCGGCGGTATACGCATTATGGCGGAAGGCGGTCTTGAGCTGCTTAATGAGGCGGACACGGTGGTTATTCCCGGCTGGCGTGGTGCCGATCAGCAGGTGCCAGCCGCCTTATGCCAGGCGTTACAGAAGGCCTGGCAGCGCGGCTGTCGGGTGATCTCGATCTGTTCCGGGGTGTTTGTGCTGGCGGCTGCGGGATTACTCAACGGGCGTAAAGCCACTACGCACTGGCGCTATACCGACCAGCTACGTGAGCACTATCCGGCCATCGTTGTGCTGGACGACGCCCTCTATTATGACGAGGGGAACGTGATGACCTCGGCGGGCAGCGCGGCAGGCATCGATCTCTGCCTGCACATAGTGCGCGAGGATTTTGGTATTGAAGCGGCTAACAACGTCGCCAGACGGCTGGTGGTGCAACCCCACCGCGATGGCACGCAGACGCAGCACCTGTCTCGTCCGGTGGCGCGTACGCGTGAAAGCCGACAGCTCGGCCTGCTGTTTGATTATCTGCATCAGCACCTGGCGGGCAATCATACGGTCGCCGCACTGGCGCAGCGCACCGGCATGAGCGAGCGCACTTTTCTTCGCCGCTTTCAGGAAGCCACCGGCACGACCCCCGCACGCTGGATCCTGCAGGAGCGGTTGCTGCGCGCACAGTCGCTGCTGACGCAAACGCGAATGAGCATTGAGCTTATCGCCCGCCATAGCGGGTTCGCGAACGCCGCTTCGTTGCGTCACCATTTTCAACAGCAGCATGCTCTGTCGCCCGCGGCTTATCGGAAAAAATTTACCGAAGCGGTAAATTAA
- a CDS encoding rhodanese-like domain-containing protein: protein MSYVTDIPAASPEEAASHFLHRLSVETDCADVHHALTHNEKDFVLLHVVGSPDAFARRHLPGAIHLPHSTITAERMTEWPAGTLFVVYCAGPHCNGADFAALKLARLGLAVKIMIGGITGWQDEGFSFASGIGHAA from the coding sequence ATGAGCTATGTAACTGATATTCCCGCCGCCTCCCCGGAAGAAGCAGCAAGCCACTTTCTGCACCGTTTAAGTGTCGAGACGGATTGTGCAGATGTACACCACGCCCTGACCCATAACGAAAAAGATTTTGTTCTACTGCACGTGGTCGGCAGCCCGGATGCGTTCGCGCGCCGTCATCTACCGGGCGCGATTCATCTGCCTCACAGCACTATAACCGCTGAACGCATGACCGAATGGCCTGCCGGCACCTTATTTGTGGTCTACTGCGCTGGTCCGCACTGCAACGGGGCTGATTTCGCCGCACTGAAGCTTGCGCGCCTCGGGCTGGCGGTCAAGATTATGATTGGCGGCATTACCGGTTGGCAAGATGAGGGGTTCAGCTTCGCCAGCGGGATAGGGCATGCTGCATAA
- a CDS encoding cobalamin-independent methionine synthase II family protein, which translates to MQRHQAPFRADVVGSFLRPDAIKQARQQFAQGEISADRLRDIENEEIRHVVEQQCACGLHVVTDGEFRRAWWHFDFFAGLEGVELFEAEQGIQFNGVQTKAHGVRVTGKVSFKDHPMLEDFRYLKSISGDAQPKMTIPSPSVLHFRGGRKVIDATVYPELDAYFDDLATTWRDAIRAFYEAGCRYLQLDDTVWAYLCSDEQRKQIVARGDDPEELARIYARVLNKALEGKPEDLTIGLHVCRGNFRSTWISEGGYEPVAEVLFGGVNVDAFFLEYDNDRSGDFAPLRFVRPGKQQVVLGLITTKNGELENPEGIKARLEEAAKYVDISQICLSPQCGFASTEEGNSLTPEQQWEKVRLVTRIAEQVW; encoded by the coding sequence ATGCAGCGACATCAGGCCCCGTTCCGCGCAGACGTAGTCGGCAGCTTTTTACGTCCCGACGCCATTAAACAGGCGCGCCAGCAGTTTGCGCAGGGTGAAATCAGCGCCGATCGACTGCGTGATATTGAGAATGAAGAGATTCGTCATGTCGTAGAGCAGCAGTGCGCCTGTGGTCTGCATGTGGTAACCGATGGCGAGTTTCGTCGCGCCTGGTGGCATTTTGATTTCTTTGCCGGGCTGGAGGGCGTCGAGCTTTTCGAAGCCGAGCAGGGGATCCAGTTCAACGGCGTACAGACTAAAGCGCACGGCGTACGCGTGACGGGTAAAGTGAGCTTCAAAGACCACCCGATGCTGGAAGATTTTCGCTATCTGAAGAGCATCAGCGGCGATGCGCAGCCGAAAATGACTATTCCCAGCCCGAGCGTGCTCCACTTCCGCGGCGGCCGTAAAGTGATCGATGCCACCGTCTACCCCGAGCTGGATGCCTATTTTGACGATCTCGCCACCACCTGGCGCGATGCCATCCGCGCCTTTTATGAGGCGGGTTGCCGTTACCTGCAACTGGACGATACCGTCTGGGCCTATCTCTGCTCTGACGAGCAGCGCAAGCAGATTGTGGCGCGCGGTGACGATCCGGAAGAGCTGGCGCGTATTTACGCTCGGGTACTGAACAAGGCGCTGGAGGGCAAACCGGAAGACTTAACCATTGGTTTGCATGTCTGTCGCGGCAATTTCCGCTCGACCTGGATCTCCGAAGGGGGTTACGAGCCGGTAGCAGAGGTGCTGTTCGGCGGCGTCAATGTTGATGCCTTCTTCCTTGAGTATGACAATGACCGCTCCGGTGACTTTGCGCCGCTGCGCTTTGTGCGCCCGGGCAAACAGCAAGTGGTGCTGGGCCTGATCACCACTAAAAATGGCGAGCTGGAAAATCCGGAAGGGATAAAAGCGCGTCTTGAGGAAGCGGCGAAGTATGTCGATATCAGCCAGATCTGCCTCAGCCCGCAGTGCGGTTTTGCCTCAACGGAAGAGGGCAACTCCCTGACGCCGGAGCAGCAGTGGGAAAAAGTGCGGTTGGTAACCCGTATCGCTGAGCAGGTGTGGTAA
- the ydeE gene encoding efflux MFS transporter YdeE — protein MTSTQTRSTAALLISSLLLTIGRGATLPFMTIYLNRQYGMAVDQVGYAMTIALTVGVLFSLGFGMLADKFDKKRYMLLAIVAFIGGFAAIPLSHHAGLVVLFFSLINCAYSVFSTVLKAYFADTLLPATKAKIFSLNYTFLNIGWTVGPPLGTLLVMQSINLPFWLAVFCAAFPLVFIQLYVQRIAVGEGHDPAAAWSPSVLLRDKALGWFTLSNFLASFVAGSFASCLSQYVMVVASSEFAERVVAVVLPVNAAIVVSLQYAVGRKLTPGNLRPLMGIGTLSFVIGLAGFMISGDNLWLWGLSAAVFTLGEVIYAPGEYLLIDNIAPPGMKATYFSAQALGWLGAAMNPLLTGVILTTLPSWSLFVILMVTIVIAWLMMLKGMRVRPWGVLQTQ, from the coding sequence ATGACCTCGACACAAACACGCTCCACCGCCGCACTCCTGATTTCGTCACTTTTATTAACGATTGGTCGCGGCGCTACGCTGCCTTTTATGACGATCTACCTCAATCGCCAGTACGGTATGGCGGTGGATCAGGTCGGTTATGCAATGACTATTGCTCTGACCGTGGGGGTGCTCTTCAGCCTTGGCTTTGGCATGCTGGCGGATAAGTTCGATAAAAAACGCTACATGTTGCTGGCTATTGTTGCCTTTATCGGCGGATTTGCCGCCATTCCGCTCTCCCATCATGCGGGTTTGGTAGTGCTCTTTTTCTCTCTGATTAACTGCGCCTATTCGGTCTTTTCAACGGTATTAAAGGCCTATTTCGCCGATACGCTGCTACCTGCAACGAAAGCGAAAATTTTCTCGCTCAACTACACCTTCCTTAATATTGGCTGGACTGTTGGGCCGCCGCTCGGCACGCTGTTGGTGATGCAGAGCATTAATCTGCCCTTCTGGCTGGCGGTCTTCTGCGCCGCCTTTCCGCTGGTCTTTATTCAGCTCTATGTTCAGCGCATTGCCGTCGGAGAAGGTCACGATCCCGCTGCGGCCTGGTCTCCGTCGGTGCTGCTGAGGGATAAAGCGCTGGGCTGGTTTACCCTCTCCAACTTTCTCGCCTCGTTCGTTGCCGGCTCTTTTGCCTCCTGCCTGTCGCAGTATGTGATGGTGGTCGCCAGCAGTGAGTTCGCCGAGCGCGTGGTGGCGGTGGTGCTGCCGGTGAATGCGGCGATAGTGGTCAGCTTGCAGTATGCCGTGGGGCGAAAACTCACGCCGGGCAACCTGCGACCGTTGATGGGGATTGGCACCCTCAGTTTTGTTATCGGCCTCGCGGGCTTTATGATTTCTGGCGACAATTTATGGCTGTGGGGACTCTCCGCCGCGGTGTTTACCCTCGGCGAAGTGATCTATGCGCCGGGCGAGTACCTGTTGATTGATAACATTGCGCCGCCGGGCATGAAAGCGACCTACTTCTCGGCGCAGGCGCTCGGCTGGCTGGGCGCGGCGATGAACCCGCTGTTAACCGGCGTGATCCTGACCACGCTGCCCTCCTGGTCGCTGTTTGTCATCCTGATGGTCACCATAGTCATCGCCTGGCTGATGATGCTCAAAGGGATGCGCGTCCGGCCATGGGGCGTATTGCAGACGCAATAA
- the eamA gene encoding O-acetylserine/cysteine exporter, whose translation MARKDVLLAMLVVVAWGLNFVVIKVGLHAMPPLMLAGLRFLLVAFPALLFVARPKVPMRLLLGYGLTISFGQFAFLFCAIKFGMPAGLASLVLQAQAFFTIILGAGIFGERLQVKQLIGIALAVVGVLVLIEASLTGQHIPLLGFMLTLAGAFSWACGNIFNKKIMQHSSRPAVMSLVVWSALIPIVPFMVCSLIFDGPALMLKSVVTIDITTLLSLVYLAFIATILGYGIWGTLLGRYETWRVAPLSLLVPVVGMASAALLLDEKLSVMQLAGAVLVMAGLYINVFGFRLRRAAQAN comes from the coding sequence ATGGCGCGTAAGGATGTGCTACTGGCGATGCTGGTAGTCGTGGCCTGGGGACTCAATTTTGTAGTGATCAAAGTGGGCCTGCACGCCATGCCGCCGCTGATGCTCGCGGGGTTACGCTTTCTGCTGGTCGCTTTCCCGGCGCTGCTGTTTGTCGCCCGACCAAAAGTGCCGATGCGCCTGCTGCTCGGCTATGGCCTGACCATCAGCTTCGGGCAATTTGCGTTTCTCTTCTGCGCTATCAAGTTCGGTATGCCCGCAGGATTAGCCTCGCTGGTGCTGCAAGCACAGGCCTTCTTCACCATCATTCTTGGGGCGGGGATCTTTGGCGAGCGGTTGCAAGTCAAACAGCTGATCGGCATTGCGCTGGCGGTGGTCGGCGTGCTGGTGCTGATTGAAGCAAGTCTCACCGGGCAACATATTCCGCTGCTCGGTTTCATGCTCACGCTGGCGGGGGCCTTTAGCTGGGCCTGCGGCAATATCTTCAATAAAAAAATCATGCAGCACAGCTCGCGCCCGGCGGTGATGTCGCTGGTAGTGTGGAGCGCGCTGATTCCGATTGTGCCGTTTATGGTCTGTTCGCTGATCTTTGACGGCCCGGCACTGATGCTGAAAAGCGTCGTGACGATCGACATCACAACGCTGCTGTCGCTGGTCTATCTGGCGTTTATCGCCACCATTCTCGGTTATGGAATTTGGGGTACGCTGCTGGGGCGGTATGAAACCTGGCGCGTCGCGCCGTTATCCCTGCTGGTGCCGGTAGTCGGCATGGCGAGTGCTGCGCTACTGCTGGATGAGAAATTATCTGTGATGCAGCTGGCCGGGGCCGTGCTGGTGATGGCAGGGCTCTATATTAATGTGTTTGGTTTTCGTCTGCGCCGGGCGGCACAGGCAAACTGA
- the marB gene encoding multiple antibiotic resistance protein MarB, producing the protein MKRITCAAAALMVLLSGQSYAEQFDHRAGQNARDAMVIPAAQQTSPYDFNHMGAGSDKSDELGVAYYHQRS; encoded by the coding sequence ATGAAACGTATTACCTGTGCCGCAGCGGCATTAATGGTGCTGCTGAGTGGCCAGAGTTATGCGGAGCAGTTTGATCACCGCGCCGGGCAAAACGCTCGCGATGCGATGGTCATACCCGCCGCCCAACAAACATCGCCGTATGACTTCAACCATATGGGGGCGGGAAGCGACAAATCTGACGAGTTAGGCGTAGCGTATTACCATCAACGCAGCTAA
- the marA gene encoding MDR efflux pump AcrAB transcriptional activator MarA, with the protein MSRRNTDAITIHSILDWIEDNLESPLSLEKVSERSGYSKWHLQRMFKKETGHSLGQYIRSRKLTEIAQKLKGSNEPILYLAERYGFESQQTLTRTFKNYFDVPPHKFRVTDMPAESRYLYPLNHAC; encoded by the coding sequence ATGTCCAGACGCAACACTGACGCTATTACCATTCATAGCATTTTGGACTGGATCGAGGATAACCTGGAATCGCCGCTCTCCCTGGAAAAGGTGTCAGAGCGTTCGGGTTACTCTAAGTGGCACCTGCAACGGATGTTTAAAAAAGAGACTGGTCATTCACTGGGACAATACATTCGCAGCCGCAAGCTGACGGAAATTGCGCAGAAGCTCAAGGGAAGCAATGAGCCGATCCTGTATCTGGCGGAGCGTTACGGGTTTGAATCGCAACAAACCCTGACCCGCACGTTCAAAAACTATTTTGACGTGCCGCCGCATAAGTTCCGTGTCACGGATATGCCTGCAGAGTCTCGCTATCTCTATCCGTTAAATCACGCTTGTTAA
- the marR gene encoding multiple antibiotic resistance transcriptional regulator MarR: MKSTNDLFNDIIPLGRLIHMVNQKKDRLLNDYLSPLDITAAQFKVLCSVRCEGCITPVELKKVLSVDLGALTRMMDRLVCKGWIERSPNPNDKRGVLVRLTPEGATLCEQCHQLVGQDLHQELTKNLTAEEVATLEHLLKKILP, translated from the coding sequence GTGAAAAGCACGAATGATCTATTCAACGACATCATTCCTTTAGGCCGCTTGATCCACATGGTTAACCAAAAAAAAGATCGTTTACTCAACGACTATCTTTCGCCGCTGGATATCACCGCCGCCCAGTTTAAGGTGCTCTGCTCTGTCCGCTGTGAAGGGTGTATTACCCCGGTTGAGTTGAAAAAGGTTCTCTCCGTCGATCTTGGCGCACTGACCCGCATGATGGACAGGCTGGTGTGCAAGGGGTGGATTGAACGCAGCCCGAATCCTAATGACAAGCGCGGCGTGCTGGTGCGATTAACACCTGAAGGCGCGACGCTCTGTGAGCAATGTCATCAATTAGTGGGTCAAGACCTGCACCAGGAATTAACAAAAAACTTAACCGCAGAAGAAGTGGCAACACTTGAGCATTTGCTTAAGAAAATCTTGCCGTAA
- a CDS encoding MarC family NAAT transporter, which translates to MMELIKVIGLGLVVLLPLANPLTTVALFLGLAGNMNSVQRNQQARMASLYVFIIMMVAWYAGQVVMNTFGISIPGLRIAGGLIVAFIGFRMLFPPAKSHESPETKAKTAELADEPETNIAFVPLAMPSTAGPGTIAMIISSASTVRHGADFPAWVIAVAPPLVFAAVALILWVSLRSSGAIMRLVGKGGIEAISRLMGFLLVCMGVQFIINGVLEIISTYPAGA; encoded by the coding sequence ATGATGGAATTGATCAAAGTTATCGGTCTCGGGCTGGTGGTGCTCCTGCCGCTGGCTAATCCGCTGACCACCGTCGCGCTGTTTTTAGGTCTGGCGGGGAACATGAACAGCGTCCAGCGTAATCAGCAGGCGCGCATGGCTTCGCTCTATGTCTTTATCATCATGATGGTCGCCTGGTACGCAGGCCAGGTGGTGATGAACACCTTTGGTATCTCGATCCCAGGTCTGCGCATTGCCGGCGGGCTGATCGTAGCGTTTATTGGCTTTCGTATGCTCTTTCCACCGGCGAAAAGTCATGAATCGCCGGAAACGAAAGCCAAAACGGCGGAGCTGGCAGATGAGCCGGAGACCAACATTGCCTTTGTCCCGCTGGCGATGCCAAGCACTGCCGGGCCAGGCACCATTGCGATGATCATTAGCTCGGCCTCAACCGTGCGGCATGGGGCTGATTTTCCCGCCTGGGTGATCGCCGTTGCGCCGCCGCTGGTTTTTGCTGCCGTGGCGCTGATTTTATGGGTCAGCCTGCGCAGCTCCGGCGCGATTATGCGGCTGGTGGGCAAGGGCGGAATTGAAGCCATCTCGCGCCTGATGGGCTTCCTGCTGGTCTGCATGGGCGTGCAGTTCATCATTAATGGCGTGCTGGAGATTATCTCTACCTATCCGGCAGGCGCCTGA
- a CDS encoding alpha/beta fold hydrolase: MRKLSCFILCCCLLLVGCQQQQREPAPLGQHSFAGYQQQTRDYVTAHRAFQTLDKPAELRLNTPQEWRPAQKARKGILLIHGLGDGPASFIDIGPQLAREGFLVRTVLLDGHGTRPADLIGASVEQWRQVVSEQAAILAKEVDSLWLGGFSTGGNLALEYAMTHDNVQGLLLFSPAFRPGTRYAFLAPTLALFRDWLRPPGTLFPQQIATRYLRVPTNGFAQFWRTSASAQRLLAEKSFDKPTLLVLTEHDSVLDTRWILDRFDHAFTHPASRAIWYGTPPPEAVTMSRLRVKTDILPQERISQFSHMSVLFSPDNPFYGRKGSIMLCGNGQSEEAARRCLKGEEVWYSDWGLVTPGKIHARLTWNPWFAWQNTVMHDVITAAP; encoded by the coding sequence ATGCGCAAGCTCTCCTGCTTCATTCTCTGCTGCTGTCTGCTGCTCGTTGGCTGCCAACAGCAACAGCGCGAACCTGCGCCGCTCGGGCAGCACAGTTTTGCCGGGTATCAACAGCAGACGCGCGATTATGTCACCGCCCACCGCGCTTTTCAGACGCTGGATAAACCCGCCGAATTGCGGCTCAATACGCCGCAGGAGTGGCGTCCTGCGCAGAAAGCGCGCAAGGGGATTTTGTTGATCCACGGTCTCGGCGACGGGCCGGCATCGTTTATCGATATCGGCCCCCAGCTTGCCCGCGAAGGATTTCTGGTGCGCACCGTGCTGCTGGACGGCCACGGCACGCGTCCCGCCGATCTGATTGGCGCCAGCGTTGAGCAGTGGCGGCAGGTGGTGAGTGAGCAGGCGGCGATATTGGCGAAAGAGGTCGACTCGCTCTGGCTCGGCGGCTTCTCTACCGGCGGCAACCTGGCGCTGGAGTATGCCATGACTCATGACAACGTGCAGGGGCTGCTGCTCTTCTCGCCGGCCTTCAGGCCGGGCACCCGCTACGCTTTTCTGGCCCCAACGCTGGCGCTTTTTCGCGACTGGCTGCGCCCGCCGGGAACACTTTTCCCCCAGCAGATCGCCACTCGCTATCTTCGCGTGCCGACCAACGGTTTTGCCCAGTTCTGGCGGACCAGCGCCAGTGCGCAGCGGTTGCTGGCAGAGAAGTCCTTCGATAAACCGACGCTGCTGGTGTTAACGGAGCATGATTCGGTGCTCGATACGCGCTGGATCCTCGATCGGTTCGATCATGCCTTTACCCACCCCGCCAGCCGGGCGATCTGGTACGGCACACCGCCGCCGGAAGCGGTGACAATGTCACGTCTGCGTGTGAAAACGGATATTCTGCCCCAGGAGCGCATCAGCCAGTTCTCCCATATGTCGGTGCTCTTTTCACCGGACAACCCGTTCTATGGTCGGAAAGGCAGCATCATGCTCTGCGGCAACGGGCAGTCGGAAGAGGCGGCAAGGCGCTGCCTGAAAGGCGAAGAGGTGTGGTATTCCGACTGGGGGTTAGTGACACCGGGAAAAATTCACGCCCGCCTGACATGGAACCCGTGGTTTGCATGGCAAAACACGGTGATGCACGACGTTATCACAGCAGCGCCCTGA